One part of the Halodesulfovibrio sp. MK-HDV genome encodes these proteins:
- the mtnA gene encoding S-methyl-5-thioribose-1-phosphate isomerase produces the protein MERHIRFSDEDSALVLLDQRYLPACEEDYYCHTVGNIIYALQTMVVRGAPAIGVTAAYGCWIAAKEVAGNEDWKKELEVKLEEIAEARPTAVNLRWGVERMKALWVSSQAETLEALMELWLEEAKVIHKEDIEICKLIGVHGATVIDDGDTIMTHCNAGALATAGYGTALGVVRGAVDAGKKDISVIANETRPFLQGARLTAYELKEDGIPVSVACDNACGLLMRRGMVNKVVVGADRVAANGDAVNKIGTYSVALLAKAHNIPFYVAAPLSTIDRNMPDGDSTPIEDRTPREVTHVGETQITPNDVPVFNFAFDPTPNELIAGIVTEVGVLRPPFAESIKKAFAEQGK, from the coding sequence ATGGAACGTCATATTCGTTTTTCTGATGAAGACTCAGCTCTTGTGTTGCTCGACCAACGGTATCTGCCAGCGTGTGAAGAAGATTACTACTGCCATACTGTAGGAAATATTATCTATGCATTGCAGACAATGGTCGTACGCGGAGCGCCTGCAATCGGTGTTACAGCAGCATACGGTTGTTGGATTGCGGCAAAAGAAGTTGCTGGTAACGAGGATTGGAAAAAGGAGCTCGAAGTTAAGCTCGAAGAGATTGCAGAAGCACGACCAACAGCTGTTAATTTACGCTGGGGTGTGGAACGCATGAAAGCTTTGTGGGTGTCTTCTCAAGCAGAAACTCTTGAGGCGCTTATGGAGCTTTGGCTTGAAGAAGCAAAAGTTATCCACAAAGAAGATATTGAAATTTGTAAGCTCATCGGTGTGCATGGCGCAACCGTCATTGATGACGGTGACACCATTATGACCCATTGCAACGCAGGGGCTCTTGCAACTGCTGGGTACGGTACCGCGCTTGGTGTTGTTCGCGGCGCTGTAGACGCTGGTAAGAAAGATATTTCAGTCATCGCGAACGAAACTCGTCCGTTCCTTCAAGGTGCTCGCTTAACAGCCTACGAGTTGAAAGAAGATGGTATTCCAGTTTCTGTTGCATGTGACAATGCTTGCGGCCTTCTCATGCGTCGCGGCATGGTAAACAAGGTAGTTGTAGGTGCAGACCGTGTTGCCGCAAACGGTGATGCTGTGAACAAGATTGGCACCTATTCAGTTGCCCTCCTTGCAAAAGCGCACAATATTCCTTTTTATGTGGCTGCGCCGCTGTCCACCATTGATAGAAACATGCCGGACGGTGATTCAACACCTATTGAAGATCGTACGCCGCGTGAGGTTACTCACGTTGGTGAAACTCAGATTACACCAAACGATGTGCCTGTGTTCAACTTTGCGTTCGATCCGACTCCAAACGAGCTGATCGCCGGTATCGTAACCGAAGTAGGCGTGCTGCGCCCTCCGTTTGCAGAGTCTATTAAGAAAGCTTTTGCAGAACAGGGTAAGTAG
- a CDS encoding diguanylate cyclase: MRALTSLVLSLFLPITSLVGTFFIVMNQHFIPQSVLPIMPALPFVLAISGAAMAWQFKRSRAVFLLLLIALCCWFITLYLPGMSSTGMRLRLAYGLSALLLPINLVIFAYCEDRGVLTLWGSISGAFIILQAAMVAAMLAPSQQNGLIAWLQGNVLSLDRIDVLPVWATSWTFIPQIVLIVTGTVLFLLLIFMSLNKGKRDSTYVTLITSCLAVIAAYHYVAIPNASSLFFMAAALIITLSLFQDSYFMAYVDELTDLPSRRALNADFKKLGRKYALAMVDIDHFKKFNDTYGHDIGDDVLRMVAGHLSRVSGGGRAYRYGGEEFTIIFPKGIAAEVQSHLDELRQRIATTDFHIRSGKRAPKKRNTRKGSVNVTISIGIAERTDGSQCPMEVIKLADKALYKAKGAGRNIVKLASTPRNNKSSRSDEKRNART; the protein is encoded by the coding sequence ATGAGAGCACTCACCAGTTTGGTCCTCTCTCTGTTCCTGCCTATTACAAGCCTTGTGGGAACGTTCTTTATCGTAATGAATCAGCACTTCATTCCGCAATCAGTTCTTCCAATTATGCCTGCTTTACCATTTGTTTTGGCCATTAGCGGCGCTGCTATGGCTTGGCAGTTTAAACGAAGCAGAGCCGTTTTTCTTTTGCTGCTGATAGCACTTTGCTGCTGGTTTATTACCCTATATCTTCCCGGTATGAGCAGTACCGGCATGCGCTTGCGTCTGGCCTACGGCCTTTCTGCGCTGCTGTTACCTATCAACCTGGTTATCTTCGCCTATTGTGAAGATCGAGGCGTTCTTACGTTGTGGGGCTCCATTTCGGGAGCATTCATCATTCTTCAGGCTGCAATGGTTGCCGCCATGCTTGCACCTTCACAGCAAAATGGACTTATCGCATGGCTTCAGGGCAACGTACTGTCTTTAGATCGCATTGACGTTCTACCAGTATGGGCAACCAGCTGGACGTTTATTCCACAAATAGTGCTGATTGTTACTGGCACCGTATTGTTTCTCCTGCTCATATTTATGAGTCTTAATAAAGGTAAGCGCGACAGCACATACGTAACGCTTATTACAAGCTGCCTTGCTGTTATAGCGGCGTATCACTATGTGGCGATTCCCAACGCAAGTTCTCTGTTCTTCATGGCAGCAGCGCTCATTATTACGCTTTCCTTATTTCAAGATTCGTATTTCATGGCGTACGTGGACGAACTGACAGATCTGCCGTCACGCAGAGCTTTGAATGCAGATTTCAAAAAACTCGGCAGAAAATACGCGTTGGCGATGGTAGACATCGACCACTTCAAAAAATTTAATGATACATACGGGCACGACATCGGTGATGATGTGCTGCGCATGGTCGCCGGACATCTTTCCAGAGTTTCCGGTGGCGGCAGGGCATACCGCTACGGTGGCGAAGAGTTCACCATTATCTTTCCAAAAGGTATCGCAGCAGAAGTCCAGTCGCATCTTGATGAATTGCGCCAACGTATTGCCACAACAGATTTTCATATCCGCAGCGGCAAACGTGCACCTAAAAAACGAAACACTCGCAAGGGCTCTGTAAACGTCACAATATCCATTGGGATCGCCGAACGCACAGACGGGTCACAATGCCCTATGGAAGTAATAAAACTCGCAGACAAGGCCCTCTACAAGGCCAAAGGCGCTGGACGAAATATCGTTAAGCTTGCTTCAACGCCACGAAACAACAAATCTTCACGGTCAGACGAGAAGCGCAACGCCCGTACCTAA
- a CDS encoding sigma-54 dependent transcriptional regulator, which translates to MSAQVLIVDDDLAHRSMLKIIIKGWGYDVAEADDGEVAVEMVRNQSYDSILMDIRMVKMDGITALELIKEYNPSIPILIMTAFSSVDTAVKALKIGAYDYLTKPLDFDVLKLTLERMLDHTRLASENKELRSILEPNNMGMIGNSDVIKELRKIIATIAPSDASVLIAGESGTGKELVANAIHSASSRAEKSFVAINCAALSENLLESELFGHERGAFTGADRRREGRFVQADGGTLFLDEVGEIPVSLQPKLLRALQQGEVQRVGSDTVEKVDVRVITATNRNLPEEVENGNFREDLYYRLNVIALRVPTLCERPSDIPLLAEFFMKKYSNKNRKSIKGLAPQAMDTLIRYAWPGNVRELENVIERAVIMTMGEYISTRELPLSLSAKENEAPVQPAQATVLTGMSLDELERKAILATLEECEYNKSKTARRLGITRATLHNKLKRYGFE; encoded by the coding sequence ATGAGCGCGCAAGTATTGATAGTAGATGATGATTTAGCGCATCGTTCTATGCTTAAAATTATCATAAAAGGCTGGGGCTACGATGTGGCAGAAGCCGACGATGGTGAAGTCGCTGTCGAAATGGTTCGTAATCAATCGTACGATTCTATTCTGATGGATATTCGAATGGTGAAAATGGATGGCATTACTGCCCTTGAGCTTATCAAGGAGTACAATCCTTCTATTCCGATTCTAATTATGACGGCATTTTCATCTGTAGATACTGCGGTTAAAGCATTGAAAATTGGTGCGTACGATTATCTGACAAAGCCGTTGGATTTTGATGTGCTTAAGCTTACGCTGGAGCGCATGCTCGATCACACTCGTCTTGCTTCTGAAAACAAAGAGCTGAGAAGTATTCTTGAGCCGAATAATATGGGGATGATCGGCAATAGCGATGTCATTAAAGAACTTCGTAAGATAATTGCTACCATTGCCCCTTCAGATGCCTCTGTGCTTATTGCGGGAGAATCGGGAACAGGTAAGGAACTTGTTGCAAACGCTATCCACAGTGCCAGCAGCCGCGCAGAAAAGAGCTTTGTGGCAATTAACTGTGCTGCATTGAGCGAGAACTTGCTTGAATCTGAATTGTTCGGGCATGAGCGCGGTGCATTTACCGGTGCAGACAGAAGACGTGAAGGGCGCTTTGTTCAGGCTGACGGCGGTACGCTTTTCCTTGATGAAGTGGGTGAAATTCCTGTTTCTCTGCAACCGAAGCTGCTTCGAGCGCTGCAACAGGGCGAAGTGCAGCGTGTGGGCAGTGACACGGTGGAAAAGGTGGATGTGCGAGTCATCACCGCCACAAACCGTAATCTTCCAGAAGAAGTAGAAAACGGTAATTTTAGAGAAGATCTCTATTATCGTCTCAATGTTATTGCGCTTCGGGTGCCAACATTATGTGAGCGTCCGAGTGACATTCCGCTTCTCGCAGAATTTTTCATGAAAAAATATTCAAACAAGAATCGCAAAAGCATCAAGGGTCTTGCTCCACAGGCAATGGATACCCTTATCCGGTACGCATGGCCGGGAAATGTTCGTGAATTAGAAAATGTTATTGAACGCGCTGTCATCATGACTATGGGGGAGTATATCTCTACCCGTGAATTACCGCTGTCGTTATCTGCAAAAGAGAACGAAGCCCCTGTGCAGCCAGCGCAAGCTACTGTATTGACAGGAATGTCTCTTGACGAATTGGAGCGCAAAGCGATTCTCGCGACTCTGGAAGAGTGCGAGTATAACAAAAGCAAGACCGCCAGAAGATTAGGTATTACGCGGGCTACTCTGCATAATAAGCTAAAACGTTATGGTTTTGAGTAG
- a CDS encoding ATP-binding protein, giving the protein MKETTLRKKKIVRSQFATSLWLLIGGIIILGTVITFLTIRGIEQENRQLETFYEEKGASIITALEAGTRTDFRHNMGALRLQTLLEEMSTQPDILFLMATDANGNIIAHSNPNAVGSRAFSPQQLAELQPSRHVSWRIMEQGKEKAFVVYRDFRPFAPIDGRADMMPGSMGRMAKRMHRQELGCSKEEHTFRRKLFPPKGPAPVIYIGLDEKTFATAQKINREHAMVNAVFILLIGLAGFLALSWAQKARQSRRRMQTSEALANEVMFNLPDGLLVTDGEGRIAMLNDVALEQLNLVDSNVVGKSPSEALPECVARLVELTGGEELSEIEVECLGERGEVIPIGVSGSAVTLDDGTSIGYVYLLRDLREVRRLEAEVRRKEKLAAVGSLAAGVAHEIRNPLSSIKGYATYFGSRFDEGSEDREAANIMVHEVERLNRVITDLISLSRPSDLRRSETDLNALIKHCFGLIKQDAASHNVVLDMKNDETLPHLSVDPDRLSQAVLNICLNSLEAMPEGGTLAMNLSHTEDLVTLIVSDTGQGISKEDAVRIFEPYYTTKSQGTGLGLSIVLKIIEAHGGTIRVESQEGVGAKFIIEIPVSPVGENA; this is encoded by the coding sequence ATGAAAGAGACCACTCTTCGGAAGAAAAAAATAGTACGATCTCAATTTGCTACCTCACTATGGTTGCTTATCGGGGGGATAATTATCCTCGGCACGGTAATTACTTTTTTGACCATTCGAGGCATTGAGCAGGAAAATAGGCAACTGGAAACATTCTATGAAGAAAAGGGTGCTTCCATCATCACTGCTCTTGAAGCCGGAACTCGTACAGATTTCCGTCATAATATGGGTGCGCTCAGGCTTCAGACATTGCTTGAAGAAATGTCCACCCAGCCTGACATCCTGTTTCTTATGGCAACAGATGCTAACGGCAATATTATTGCTCATAGTAATCCTAATGCTGTAGGTTCTCGCGCATTCAGCCCGCAGCAACTCGCAGAATTACAGCCCAGCAGACATGTTTCCTGGCGTATTATGGAACAGGGCAAAGAAAAGGCATTTGTTGTCTACAGAGATTTTAGACCGTTTGCCCCGATAGACGGGAGAGCAGACATGATGCCCGGTTCTATGGGGCGGATGGCAAAAAGAATGCACAGGCAAGAACTTGGTTGTTCAAAAGAAGAACACACGTTCAGGCGTAAGCTTTTCCCTCCAAAAGGCCCTGCTCCGGTTATTTATATTGGATTAGATGAAAAGACTTTTGCGACTGCGCAAAAGATTAACAGAGAACACGCCATGGTAAATGCTGTGTTCATACTTCTTATTGGTCTTGCCGGATTCCTTGCGTTGTCATGGGCGCAGAAGGCACGCCAGTCTCGCAGACGTATGCAGACTTCCGAAGCCTTGGCTAATGAAGTTATGTTCAACTTGCCGGACGGCTTGCTTGTTACTGATGGTGAAGGCCGCATCGCCATGCTCAATGATGTTGCCTTGGAGCAGTTGAACCTTGTGGATAGTAACGTGGTGGGCAAATCCCCTTCAGAAGCGTTACCGGAATGCGTGGCGCGTCTTGTAGAGCTTACCGGCGGCGAAGAGCTTTCTGAAATTGAAGTTGAATGCCTTGGCGAGCGCGGGGAAGTTATTCCGATCGGCGTAAGTGGCTCTGCGGTTACGCTGGATGACGGTACTTCCATCGGATACGTTTATTTGCTGCGTGATCTTCGTGAAGTACGCAGGCTTGAAGCAGAAGTGCGCCGTAAGGAAAAACTGGCAGCGGTCGGTTCCCTTGCAGCCGGTGTTGCTCATGAAATCCGTAATCCGTTAAGTTCTATTAAAGGCTATGCAACCTACTTCGGCAGTCGTTTTGATGAAGGCTCTGAAGACAGGGAAGCAGCTAATATTATGGTGCATGAGGTAGAGCGCCTTAACCGCGTTATTACTGATCTCATAAGTCTTTCACGACCATCCGATTTGCGTCGTAGCGAGACTGATCTGAATGCGCTGATCAAGCATTGTTTCGGGTTAATCAAACAGGATGCTGCATCACACAATGTGGTTCTGGATATGAAAAACGACGAAACGTTGCCGCATTTATCTGTTGATCCGGACAGGCTTTCTCAGGCCGTACTGAATATATGTCTCAACAGTCTTGAAGCGATGCCGGAAGGCGGAACTCTTGCCATGAATCTTTCCCACACGGAAGATCTGGTAACATTGATTGTTTCCGACACAGGTCAAGGTATCAGCAAAGAAGATGCTGTCCGCATTTTTGAACCATACTATACAACTAAGAGTCAGGGGACAGGACTTGGTCTGTCTATTGTTCTCAAAATTATAGAAGCACATGGCGGCACGATTCGTGTTGAATCACAGGAAGGTGTCGGTGCTAAGTTTATTATTGAAATCCCAGTGTCACCGGTAGGAGAAAACGCCTAA
- a CDS encoding Spy/CpxP family protein refolding chaperone — protein MRFKAFRLLVATACVMAVATVALAAGPTWTDLTEAQQQKYMTLHDDFIKNTTPLRDAMWAKKVVLNALMNNQNVDTNKVTSIVTEMNKMRADMRAQRAEFAATVKKEVGIEPLRNPHRGNNMGYNCPGFNGNKGNHGGGHGMNRGHGGGQGMNNCGNMPMQMQTPMQAPAQQ, from the coding sequence ATGCGGTTTAAAGCATTCAGATTATTAGTTGCAACAGCGTGTGTCATGGCAGTGGCAACCGTAGCATTGGCAGCAGGTCCAACCTGGACAGACCTTACTGAAGCACAGCAGCAGAAGTACATGACCCTGCATGACGACTTCATTAAGAACACTACTCCGCTCCGCGATGCAATGTGGGCCAAAAAAGTAGTGCTTAATGCACTTATGAATAACCAGAACGTTGATACGAACAAAGTAACCAGCATTGTAACTGAAATGAATAAAATGCGTGCAGATATGCGCGCACAGCGTGCTGAATTTGCAGCAACTGTAAAAAAAGAAGTTGGAATTGAACCGTTAAGAAACCCGCACCGTGGGAACAACATGGGCTACAACTGCCCTGGATTTAATGGAAACAAAGGTAATCACGGTGGTGGACACGGTATGAATCGCGGCCACGGCGGCGGACAGGGTATGAACAATTGCGGCAACATGCCGATGCAGATGCAAACCCCAATGCAGGCACCTGCACAGCAGTAA
- a CDS encoding DNA polymerase IV — protein MKRCIMHLDMDAFFASVEQLDHPEWKGKPVIVGGSGDRGVVCAASYEARKFGVHSAMPIVQARKLCPHGIYTGNSRERYLELSRKVMSVLHAYSPVIEKASIDEAYIDATGLEHIFGPPLEMAHGIKQKIFDTVGLTCSIGIAPVKFLAKIASDYNKPNGLYAIFEKDVPAFLNELPVRKIPGVGKKFVGKLDELGVSSCGQVLEYSVEFWERRFGKSGISLWERSNGIDERAVETYVEAKSESAENTLHKDTFDKALLKKWLMRHADRVGQNQRKHGLKGRTITLKVKYSDFQSLTRSKTLPDPTNTTDVIYQVAADLLDSIELARPVRLIGLGLSNYNNTGVEQLNMLDHMQHNCAGVVRATKKQQQLDETLDAVRNKFGNKVICRGSLFGFNEE, from the coding sequence ATGAAACGCTGCATTATGCACCTTGATATGGACGCTTTTTTTGCTTCTGTAGAGCAACTGGATCATCCGGAATGGAAAGGGAAACCTGTCATTGTGGGTGGTTCAGGTGATCGTGGTGTTGTGTGCGCAGCCTCGTACGAAGCTCGAAAATTTGGTGTGCATTCTGCAATGCCTATTGTTCAGGCACGTAAGCTATGTCCGCATGGAATATACACAGGCAACTCTCGGGAACGGTATTTAGAGCTTTCCCGTAAAGTAATGTCAGTGCTCCATGCATATTCACCAGTCATTGAAAAAGCTTCAATTGATGAAGCTTATATTGATGCCACAGGCTTGGAGCATATTTTCGGACCTCCTCTTGAAATGGCGCATGGAATAAAGCAAAAAATTTTTGATACAGTAGGATTAACCTGCTCTATCGGTATTGCACCTGTGAAATTTCTTGCCAAAATTGCTTCTGATTACAACAAGCCCAACGGGTTGTACGCTATTTTTGAAAAGGATGTTCCTGCTTTTTTGAACGAATTACCTGTGCGTAAAATTCCGGGTGTAGGCAAAAAATTTGTTGGAAAGCTGGACGAACTGGGTGTGAGTTCTTGCGGGCAAGTATTGGAATATTCCGTTGAATTCTGGGAGCGTCGATTCGGGAAAAGTGGCATATCGCTTTGGGAGCGTTCCAATGGTATCGATGAAAGAGCCGTTGAAACTTATGTAGAAGCGAAGTCAGAAAGTGCAGAAAACACGTTGCACAAAGACACGTTTGATAAAGCGCTGTTGAAAAAATGGCTTATGCGTCATGCAGATCGTGTGGGGCAAAATCAGCGTAAACACGGCCTTAAAGGACGTACGATTACGTTGAAAGTTAAATACAGTGATTTTCAGTCCCTTACCCGCAGCAAAACGCTACCTGATCCTACCAATACGACAGACGTTATTTATCAGGTGGCGGCAGACCTCCTAGATAGCATCGAGTTGGCTAGACCTGTTCGATTAATCGGGCTTGGTCTTTCCAATTACAACAATACCGGCGTTGAACAGTTGAATATGCTCGATCATATGCAGCATAACTGTGCGGGCGTTGTTCGTGCTACAAAAAAACAACAGCAGCTTGATGAAACGCTGGATGCAGTGCGAAATAAATTTGGTAACAAAGTTATTTGTCGCGGCAGCTTGTTTGGCTTTAACGAAGAATAA
- the kdsB gene encoding 3-deoxy-manno-octulosonate cytidylyltransferase produces the protein MALTASCFGIIPARYDSSRFPGKPLALIEGKPMFWHVYQRACSCPEFDKVVLATDDERIASIARELDVEYVMTRSDHPSGTDRVYEAACLLGAGEDSVIVNIQGDEPALNPVMLTELVTPFLTDGKVQVSTLAHHITAEEAASPDKVKIVQAANGDALYFSRALVPFARDGEETDGYLGHIGLYAFRFGVLKQFTKWEQSSLERIERLEQLRLLENNVPIRVVCTEHKTHGVDRPEDIDVILKLLRENS, from the coding sequence ATGGCTCTAACAGCTTCCTGCTTTGGTATCATACCCGCCCGGTACGACTCCTCGCGTTTCCCCGGCAAACCGCTTGCCCTCATTGAAGGCAAACCTATGTTCTGGCATGTGTATCAACGTGCTTGTTCATGTCCGGAATTCGACAAGGTAGTACTGGCGACTGACGACGAACGTATTGCTAGCATCGCGCGCGAGCTGGATGTCGAATACGTAATGACCCGCAGCGACCACCCGAGTGGTACGGACAGGGTTTACGAAGCTGCATGTCTGCTTGGTGCTGGTGAAGATTCTGTTATAGTAAATATACAGGGTGATGAACCTGCACTGAATCCGGTCATGCTCACCGAATTAGTTACTCCGTTCTTAACAGACGGAAAAGTACAGGTATCAACGCTTGCGCACCACATCACCGCTGAAGAAGCAGCAAGTCCGGACAAGGTTAAAATTGTTCAGGCTGCCAATGGTGACGCGCTGTATTTTTCCCGTGCGCTTGTACCATTTGCAAGAGACGGTGAGGAAACCGACGGGTATCTTGGGCATATCGGATTGTACGCATTCCGTTTTGGAGTTTTAAAGCAGTTCACAAAGTGGGAGCAGTCCAGCTTAGAGCGTATAGAACGACTTGAGCAACTGCGCCTTTTAGAGAATAATGTTCCTATCAGAGTGGTATGCACGGAACATAAGACACACGGTGTGGATCGTCCTGAAGATATAGACGTAATTTTAAAACTTTTACGGGAGAATTCCTGA
- the carA gene encoding glutamine-hydrolyzing carbamoyl-phosphate synthase small subunit — MKAILALEDGFVLEGRSFTGPGETGGEVIFNTGMTGYQEILTDPSYAGQMVCMTYPLIGNYGVTEEDIESGGVHAAALIVKECCKVPSSWRSVASLPDYLKRCGVLGIEGIDTRALTSHIRKNGAMRGIISTQELNVEKLVEKAKALPSMEGLNLVKDVAPTDVYRWDGVRPQNVRLVDGVYNWTGKGPKLVVYDFGIKWNILRLLHEQGLDLLVVPPSFTAEQVALTGADAVFLSNGPGDPATLKNEIVEITKLCDMMPVGGICLGHQLLGHALGGTTSKLKFGHHGCNHPVKDLTTGRIEISSQNHGFCVELDSDDVEITHLNLNDNTVEGIAHKIKKVISVQHHPEACPGPNDSHYFFKRFSDMIKDNLDK; from the coding sequence ATGAAAGCCATTTTGGCACTTGAAGACGGCTTTGTACTTGAGGGTCGCTCATTCACCGGACCTGGTGAAACTGGCGGAGAGGTTATCTTCAACACTGGTATGACCGGGTATCAGGAAATTTTGACTGACCCTTCCTACGCCGGACAGATGGTATGTATGACATACCCGCTTATTGGTAACTACGGCGTAACCGAAGAAGATATTGAGTCAGGCGGAGTTCACGCTGCAGCACTTATTGTCAAAGAATGCTGTAAAGTTCCTTCCAGCTGGCGTTCGGTAGCATCTCTGCCGGACTATCTTAAACGTTGTGGCGTTCTTGGTATTGAGGGAATCGATACAAGAGCACTTACAAGCCACATTCGTAAGAACGGCGCAATGCGTGGAATCATTTCTACACAGGAACTTAATGTAGAAAAGCTTGTAGAAAAAGCAAAAGCGCTTCCTTCTATGGAAGGACTCAATCTTGTAAAAGACGTTGCACCAACTGATGTATACCGATGGGACGGCGTTCGACCTCAGAATGTTCGCCTTGTAGACGGTGTTTACAACTGGACCGGCAAAGGTCCTAAGCTTGTAGTGTACGATTTTGGCATTAAATGGAATATTTTACGACTATTACATGAACAGGGACTTGACTTACTAGTTGTTCCTCCGTCATTTACAGCAGAGCAGGTTGCATTAACTGGTGCCGATGCAGTATTTTTATCCAACGGTCCTGGCGACCCTGCTACTCTTAAAAATGAAATTGTCGAAATCACTAAGCTTTGCGACATGATGCCTGTTGGCGGTATTTGCCTCGGTCATCAGCTACTTGGACACGCATTAGGTGGCACAACTTCCAAGCTTAAATTTGGACATCACGGCTGTAACCATCCTGTTAAAGATTTGACAACTGGGCGCATTGAAATTTCTTCGCAGAACCACGGCTTCTGTGTTGAACTGGATAGTGATGATGTAGAAATTACTCATCTTAACCTCAACGATAATACTGTTGAGGGCATTGCACATAAAATTAAGAAAGTTATTTCTGTGCAGCACCATCCAGAAGCTTGTCCGGGACCTAATGACAGTCACTACTTCTTCAAAAGATTCAGTGACATGATCAAGGACAATCTCGATAAGTAG
- a CDS encoding tetratricopeptide repeat protein — protein sequence MSAELTRARTQLSNVRTYLKQEKIQMAAKALHDGIIAYLKHPLMKAEKQEFLQLLEDSTMYLAAAPKLKEVFPIALIFKEGEERQLVETLKELLTELQKTVTDEAQLMLDALEKQKQVELEKGQLCLDTEQNEKATAIFNSLLSKFSEDADLKSDIAERYLRAGMYSEAFTQLAEAIELSPENIRYYNSIGMALRKMGKFDVAEKYFAKAVKVAGQDPHLFFNLGRVYVDWEKWDKCAKSALMALKLDPEFKEAEKMLAFAKKRLA from the coding sequence ATGTCTGCTGAACTGACTAGAGCTCGTACCCAGCTGAGCAACGTTCGCACGTACTTAAAGCAAGAAAAAATTCAAATGGCTGCTAAGGCACTCCATGACGGAATAATCGCTTACTTAAAGCATCCGTTAATGAAGGCTGAGAAGCAGGAATTTTTGCAACTGCTTGAAGACAGTACAATGTACTTAGCGGCAGCTCCTAAGCTGAAAGAAGTTTTTCCTATCGCACTTATCTTCAAAGAAGGTGAGGAGCGCCAGCTTGTTGAAACGCTGAAGGAATTGCTTACTGAGCTTCAAAAAACCGTAACTGACGAAGCTCAATTAATGCTTGATGCGCTGGAAAAGCAAAAACAAGTAGAGCTGGAAAAAGGCCAATTGTGCCTTGACACAGAGCAAAACGAGAAAGCTACCGCAATCTTTAACTCGTTGCTCTCTAAATTCTCAGAAGACGCAGACCTTAAAAGTGATATTGCAGAACGCTATCTTCGTGCCGGTATGTACAGCGAAGCGTTCACTCAGCTTGCTGAAGCAATTGAATTATCTCCGGAGAACATCCGTTACTACAACAGTATCGGCATGGCACTGCGGAAAATGGGTAAGTTCGACGTAGCAGAGAAATACTTTGCTAAAGCCGTAAAGGTAGCCGGACAAGACCCGCATCTCTTCTTTAACCTTGGCCGAGTCTACGTTGACTGGGAAAAATGGGATAAATGTGCAAAGTCAGCGCTCATGGCGCTGAAACTTGATCCCGAATTTAAAGAAGCAGAAAAAATGCTCGCATTCGCTAAAAAGCGTCTGGCATAA